In Xiphophorus maculatus strain JP 163 A chromosome 2, X_maculatus-5.0-male, whole genome shotgun sequence, one genomic interval encodes:
- the LOC102227490 gene encoding tetraspanin-33-like isoform X2 has translation MDRESNLNRAETFSFVNPWIRYFLFFFSFLFWVFSLLIVGIGVYAKVQKATDTVRDTFLIDPAVILIVVGVVMFFITFCGCIGALRENIRLLKTTRDALGKFVKKAIVHYRDDLDLQNLMDYIQKEFKCCGWNNYTDWSWNLYFNCSEENPSSERCAVPYSCCSPVPGEMVINTMCGFGIQTQKSQEVDKSIYSMGCADSAVMWMESHLLLVGALTLGMALPQIAGIVLSQILITQIQNEIASPF, from the exons atggaCAGAGAATCGAATCTGAACCGAGCTGAGACGTTCTCCTTCGTCAACCCATGGATCAGatatttcctcttcttcttcagctTCTTGTTTTGG gttttctcgTTGCTGATTGTTGGAATCGGGGTTTATGCCAAAGTCCAGAAAGCTACAG ACACGGTGCGGGACACGTTCCTCATCGACCCAGCTGTCATCCTAATTGTGGTGGGGGTGGTGATGTTCTTCATCACTTTCTGCGGCTGCATCGGCGCCCTCAGAGAGAACATTCGCCTCCTCAAGACG ACCCGAGATGCTCTGGGGAAGTTTGTGAAGAAAGCGATCGTTCACTACAGGGATGACCTGGATCTGCAGAATCTGATGGATTACATCCAGAAAGAG TTTAAGTGCTGTGGATGGAACAACTACACCGACTGGTCCTGGAACCTTTACTTCAACTGCTCTGAGGAAAACCCCAGCTCAGAGCGCTGCGCCGTGCCGTACTCCTGCTGCTCTCCGGTTCCTGGAGAG ATGGTGATCAACACCATGTGTGGTTTTGGCATTCAGACGCAGAAGTCCCAGGAAGTAGACAAGTCCATCTACTCTATGGGCTGTGCAGACAGCGCGGTGATGTGGATGGAGTCTCACCTGCTGCTGGTGGGAGCGCTCACCCTGGGCATGGCCTTACCTCAG
- the LOC102227490 gene encoding tetraspanin-33-like isoform X1 encodes MDRESNLNRAETFSFVNPWIRYFLFFFSFLFWVFSLLIVGIGVYAKVQKATDTVRDTFLIDPAVILIVVGVVMFFITFCGCIGALRENIRLLKTFSFTLTLVFLIQLVIAVLGFFHSGQTRDALGKFVKKAIVHYRDDLDLQNLMDYIQKEFKCCGWNNYTDWSWNLYFNCSEENPSSERCAVPYSCCSPVPGEMVINTMCGFGIQTQKSQEVDKSIYSMGCADSAVMWMESHLLLVGALTLGMALPQIAGIVLSQILITQIQNEIASPF; translated from the exons atggaCAGAGAATCGAATCTGAACCGAGCTGAGACGTTCTCCTTCGTCAACCCATGGATCAGatatttcctcttcttcttcagctTCTTGTTTTGG gttttctcgTTGCTGATTGTTGGAATCGGGGTTTATGCCAAAGTCCAGAAAGCTACAG ACACGGTGCGGGACACGTTCCTCATCGACCCAGCTGTCATCCTAATTGTGGTGGGGGTGGTGATGTTCTTCATCACTTTCTGCGGCTGCATCGGCGCCCTCAGAGAGAACATTCGCCTCCTCAAGACG TTTTCCTTCACGCTGACGCTGGTCTTCCTCATCCAGCTGGTTATAGCAGTTCTGGGCTTCTTCCACTCTGGTCAG ACCCGAGATGCTCTGGGGAAGTTTGTGAAGAAAGCGATCGTTCACTACAGGGATGACCTGGATCTGCAGAATCTGATGGATTACATCCAGAAAGAG TTTAAGTGCTGTGGATGGAACAACTACACCGACTGGTCCTGGAACCTTTACTTCAACTGCTCTGAGGAAAACCCCAGCTCAGAGCGCTGCGCCGTGCCGTACTCCTGCTGCTCTCCGGTTCCTGGAGAG ATGGTGATCAACACCATGTGTGGTTTTGGCATTCAGACGCAGAAGTCCCAGGAAGTAGACAAGTCCATCTACTCTATGGGCTGTGCAGACAGCGCGGTGATGTGGATGGAGTCTCACCTGCTGCTGGTGGGAGCGCTCACCCTGGGCATGGCCTTACCTCAG